One stretch of Amycolatopsis tolypomycina DNA includes these proteins:
- a CDS encoding DUF6345 domain-containing protein, which yields MALLKNGVVTAPPGTPAAARGLTSADPFAGTGVAADRGANRYGVCSIEDFPPGITDLRYTHDDAGGFYNYVKQFTAPNFWYTDGGVLSWIYGEQYDDWQGTYGFDACVAEYHSGHGTMDGNGVFSMPMGGTWGGSAWANSADMRLGNEVARYLFFSTCLSLRIGGGHSPIRTWNAANLGLRMIFGFETTSVDSPHYGAYFFSKWNGNGHKFSKAWLDASWDIDHHQAPSVVACGATQAEAQDRLWNEGTFQTAAASKNWWWWTWYDAAKSIRAPRLELPGSAQTARFAPQRLSPSRLAELAGHYGVRLGGGVPEDALGPHGIVLGDGQDGPSLRVDHRGVREITFADADGTGRDAPSADEAVRIAQDAVETFGLADRVDLVADKVRHQYHAGGTAEEIADPRVRETHVVFTQLVDGHPVVTPGLGEVRVGIDGAGTVTTVVDATREVERLGEGAPVAPPSAGDAARDPSTVDEVLDAPLQRLLRRLSAGGRVPAEVRTIPDSTAVGYALRGDDGAPVVRRTVEVDCGAGLAKRYVLEAPLR from the coding sequence ATGGCACTGCTCAAGAACGGCGTGGTCACCGCGCCACCGGGTACACCCGCGGCCGCGCGGGGGCTGACCTCGGCTGATCCGTTCGCCGGGACCGGGGTGGCCGCCGATCGGGGTGCCAACCGGTACGGTGTCTGCTCCATCGAGGACTTTCCGCCCGGCATCACCGATCTTCGCTACACCCACGATGACGCGGGCGGTTTCTACAATTACGTCAAGCAGTTCACCGCGCCGAACTTCTGGTACACCGACGGTGGCGTGCTGTCGTGGATCTACGGCGAGCAGTACGACGACTGGCAGGGCACCTACGGCTTCGACGCCTGCGTCGCCGAGTACCACTCGGGACACGGCACGATGGACGGAAACGGCGTCTTCTCGATGCCCATGGGCGGCACCTGGGGCGGTTCGGCCTGGGCGAACTCGGCCGACATGCGGCTGGGCAACGAGGTCGCGCGCTACCTGTTCTTCTCCACCTGCCTCTCGCTGCGCATCGGCGGCGGCCACAGCCCGATCCGCACGTGGAACGCGGCCAACCTCGGCCTGCGGATGATCTTCGGCTTCGAGACGACCAGCGTCGACAGCCCGCACTACGGCGCCTACTTCTTCAGCAAGTGGAACGGCAACGGCCACAAGTTCAGCAAGGCCTGGCTGGACGCGTCGTGGGACATCGACCACCACCAGGCGCCCTCGGTCGTCGCGTGCGGGGCCACGCAGGCCGAAGCGCAGGATCGGCTGTGGAACGAAGGGACCTTCCAGACCGCCGCCGCGTCGAAGAACTGGTGGTGGTGGACCTGGTACGACGCCGCCAAGAGCATCCGGGCGCCGCGGCTGGAGCTGCCCGGCTCCGCGCAGACCGCCCGGTTCGCGCCGCAGCGGCTTTCGCCGTCGCGGCTGGCCGAGCTGGCCGGCCACTACGGCGTGCGGCTCGGCGGCGGGGTGCCCGAGGACGCGCTGGGCCCGCACGGCATCGTGCTGGGTGACGGCCAGGACGGGCCGAGCCTGCGCGTCGACCACCGCGGCGTCCGCGAGATCACCTTCGCCGACGCCGACGGCACCGGCCGGGACGCGCCGAGCGCGGACGAAGCGGTCCGGATCGCCCAGGACGCCGTCGAGACGTTCGGCCTGGCCGACCGCGTCGACCTGGTCGCGGACAAGGTGCGCCACCAGTACCACGCCGGTGGCACGGCCGAGGAGATCGCCGACCCGCGCGTGCGCGAAACCCACGTCGTGTTCACGCAGCTGGTCGACGGCCACCCGGTCGTCACGCCCGGCCTCGGCGAGGTACGGGTCGGCATCGACGGCGCCGGCACGGTGACGACGGTCGTCGACGCCACCCGCGAGGTCGAGCGGCTGGGCGAGGGCGCGCCCGTCGCGCCGCCGTCGGCCGGCGACGCCGCCCGCGATCCGTCCACTGTGGACGAGGTGCTCGACGCCCCGCTGCAGCGGCTGCTGCGCCGGCTCTCCGCGGGCGGCCGGGTCCCCGCCGAGGTCCGCACGATCCCGGACTCGACGGCGGTCGGGTACGCGCTGCGCGGCGACGACGGCGCCCCGGTCGTCCGGCGGACCGTCGAGGTGGACTGCGGCGCGGGGCTGGCCAAGCGGTACGTGCTGGAGGCGCCGCTGCGCTGA
- a CDS encoding biotin carboxylase N-terminal domain-containing protein → MFSRVAIVNRGEAAMRLIHAVRDLSAETGQRIETVALYTDADRTATFVREADLAYDLGPASARPYLDLAKLEQALVETKADAAWVGWGFVAEDPAFAELCEKVGVTFVGPSADAMRKLGDKIGAKLIAEEVGVPVAPWSRGEVATLEDALKAGEQIGYPLMLKATAGGGGRGIRMVASGEDLADAYERTSSEALRAFGSGVVFLERLVTGARHVEVQVISDGATAWALGVRDCSVQRRNQKIIEESASPVLAPAQAAELKASAERLAVAVGYRGACTVEFLYHPGEKLFAFLEVNTRLQVEHPITEITTGTDLVKLQLHVAGGGKLEGTQPAELGHAVEARLNAEDPDRDFAPSPGRIARLALPAGPGIRVDTGVSEGDTIPADFDSMIAKIIAYGRDRDEALGRLRRAMAETTVIIEGGATNKSFVLDLLDQPEVIDASADTGWIDRVRAEGRLVTHRHSAIALAAAAIEAYQDEEEVSVQRLLSTAHGGRPQVQHESGRPLDLKLRGVGYRVSVARAGRSRFRVGVSAGASDVHHADIEIDRFDAHSGQILVNGRRFRLVAATHGPIHLVEVDGVTHRISRDEGGVVRSPAPALVVATPLAVGDEVEANAPILVLESMKMETVLRAPFRARVRECPVSVGSQVETGAPLMRLEPLADDAAEEAADETETVEIELPTVPDGVSAAERVERGLQDLRSLLLGFDVDPAERKRLVATYLEARSELGNRPVEGELELLTVFADLSELSRNTPGGEDTVPNGAVHSPREFFHSYLQSLDVERAGVSEGFQAKLKRVLAHYGVEDLERTPELEAAVFRIFLAQQRTAADVAVVSELLRQWLTGAPPAEALSQRAGLVLEHVVEATQVRFPAVSDLARGVVFRWFAQPLLRRNRARVYAAVRTELTYLDQHPDAPDRAERIQAMITGSQPLVRLIGQRIGRPGRDHAPLLEVLTRRYYGNRRLSGVAVRDAGGHRWLTAELNTPEGVLPLVTTAADIAELPDALRALGEVATEGVVADLYLRWEDQPDVDATAEQLGTLLAGTPLPAGVRRVVVTVAGTGGAVMHHHFTYEREGDGFTEDRLIRGLHPQIAQRLQLQRLREFDLTRLPSADEEIYLFKAVAKTNPADERLIAMGQVRDLTPLREADGRLVALPALEDAVTACLDAIRNIQAQRPQHKRFDTNRIMMYVWPPTDLTTEELNTLVQRILPTSVGAGLEEVQFLARRRTDAGKLTELAVRITLDPGQGARLHVEAPTAEPVKPHDDYRLKVLRAARRGNVYPYELTGLLAGPEGTFTEHDLDDSGVLVPVDRPKGKNSAAIVAGVVTTPTERHPEGVTRVVLLGDPTKSLGALSEPECSRVIAALDLAERMQVPLEWFALSSGARISMTSGTENMDWVAAALKRIVTFTQDGGEINIVVNGINVGAQPYWNAEATMLMHTKGILVMTPDSAMVLTGKQALDFSGGVSAEDNFGIGGYDRVMGPNGQAQYWAPNLPAARQVLMSYYDHTYVVPGEAGPRKVGTSDPVDRDVSAYPHAIVGSDFTTVGEIFSAEHNPDRKKPFDIRTVMRALSDQDHPVLERWAGMADADTAAVQDVHIGGRPVCLVGIESRSVPRRGFPPTDGPDTYTAGTLFPRSSKKTARAINAASGNRPLVVLANLSGFDGSPESLRKLQLEYGAEIGRAIVNFEGPIVFTVISRYHGGAFVVFSKALNPNMTVLALEGSFASVLGGAPAAAVVFAGEVNNRTANDPRVTELQSQVAAANGAARAALNAQLAEVQSAVRAEKVSEVAAEFDRVHSIQRAVEVGSVDAIISAAELRPRIIEAIEHGLKK, encoded by the coding sequence GTGTTCAGTCGTGTCGCCATCGTCAACCGCGGAGAGGCCGCCATGCGGCTCATCCACGCCGTCCGGGATCTGTCGGCGGAGACCGGGCAGCGCATCGAGACGGTCGCCCTCTACACCGACGCCGACCGCACCGCCACGTTCGTCCGCGAGGCCGACCTGGCCTACGACCTGGGCCCGGCGTCCGCCCGCCCGTACCTCGACCTGGCCAAGCTGGAGCAGGCACTGGTCGAGACGAAGGCCGACGCCGCCTGGGTCGGCTGGGGCTTCGTGGCCGAGGACCCGGCCTTCGCCGAGCTGTGCGAGAAGGTCGGCGTCACCTTCGTCGGGCCGAGCGCCGACGCGATGCGCAAGCTCGGCGACAAGATCGGCGCGAAGCTGATCGCCGAAGAGGTCGGCGTGCCGGTCGCGCCGTGGAGCCGCGGCGAGGTCGCCACCCTCGAAGACGCGCTCAAGGCGGGCGAGCAGATCGGCTACCCGCTGATGCTCAAGGCCACCGCGGGCGGCGGCGGGCGCGGCATCCGCATGGTCGCCTCCGGCGAGGACCTCGCCGACGCCTACGAGCGCACCAGCTCCGAGGCGCTGCGCGCATTCGGCTCCGGCGTCGTGTTCCTCGAGCGCCTGGTCACCGGCGCCCGGCACGTCGAGGTCCAGGTCATCTCCGACGGCGCGACGGCGTGGGCGCTCGGCGTCCGCGACTGCTCGGTGCAGCGGCGCAACCAGAAGATCATCGAGGAGTCCGCGTCCCCGGTCCTCGCGCCGGCGCAGGCCGCGGAGCTGAAGGCGTCGGCCGAGCGGCTGGCGGTGGCCGTCGGCTACCGCGGCGCGTGCACCGTCGAGTTCCTCTACCACCCCGGCGAGAAGCTGTTCGCCTTCCTCGAGGTCAACACCCGCCTGCAGGTCGAACACCCGATCACCGAGATCACCACCGGCACCGACCTGGTCAAGCTGCAGCTGCACGTGGCAGGCGGCGGCAAGCTCGAAGGCACCCAGCCCGCCGAGCTCGGCCACGCCGTCGAGGCGCGCCTGAACGCCGAAGACCCCGACCGCGACTTCGCGCCCTCCCCCGGCCGCATCGCCCGGCTGGCGCTGCCCGCCGGCCCCGGCATCCGCGTCGACACCGGCGTCAGCGAGGGCGACACGATCCCGGCCGACTTCGACTCGATGATCGCGAAGATCATCGCCTACGGCCGCGACCGCGACGAGGCGCTGGGCCGGCTGCGCCGCGCGATGGCCGAGACCACCGTCATCATCGAGGGCGGCGCGACCAACAAGAGCTTCGTGCTCGACCTGCTCGACCAGCCCGAGGTGATCGACGCCAGCGCCGACACCGGCTGGATCGACCGCGTCCGCGCCGAAGGCCGGCTGGTCACCCACCGGCACTCCGCGATCGCCCTCGCCGCGGCCGCCATCGAGGCCTACCAGGACGAAGAAGAGGTGTCCGTCCAGCGCCTGCTGTCCACCGCGCACGGCGGCCGCCCGCAGGTCCAGCACGAGAGCGGCCGCCCGCTCGACCTCAAGCTCCGCGGCGTCGGCTACCGCGTCTCCGTCGCCCGCGCCGGCCGCAGCCGCTTCCGCGTCGGCGTCTCGGCCGGCGCGTCCGACGTGCACCACGCCGACATCGAGATCGACCGCTTCGACGCCCACAGCGGCCAGATCCTCGTCAACGGGCGGCGCTTCCGGCTGGTCGCGGCCACGCACGGCCCGATCCACCTCGTCGAGGTCGACGGCGTCACCCACCGCATCAGCCGCGACGAGGGCGGCGTCGTCCGCTCCCCCGCGCCCGCGCTGGTCGTCGCCACTCCCCTCGCGGTCGGCGACGAGGTCGAGGCGAACGCGCCGATCCTCGTGCTGGAGAGCATGAAGATGGAGACGGTGCTGCGCGCGCCGTTCCGCGCCCGTGTCCGCGAATGCCCGGTGTCGGTCGGCAGCCAGGTCGAGACCGGCGCGCCGCTGATGCGCCTGGAACCGCTGGCGGACGACGCCGCCGAGGAGGCGGCCGACGAGACCGAGACCGTCGAGATCGAGCTGCCGACGGTGCCGGACGGCGTCTCCGCGGCCGAGCGCGTCGAACGCGGCCTGCAGGACCTCCGCAGCCTGCTGCTCGGCTTCGACGTCGACCCGGCCGAGCGCAAGCGGCTCGTCGCGACCTACCTCGAAGCGCGCTCCGAGCTGGGCAACCGGCCGGTCGAAGGCGAGCTGGAGCTGCTCACCGTCTTCGCCGACCTGTCCGAGCTGAGCCGCAACACCCCGGGCGGCGAGGACACCGTGCCGAACGGCGCGGTGCACAGCCCGCGCGAGTTCTTCCACAGCTACCTGCAGAGCCTCGACGTCGAACGCGCCGGGGTCAGCGAAGGCTTCCAGGCGAAGCTGAAGCGCGTGCTCGCGCACTACGGCGTCGAAGACCTGGAGCGCACGCCGGAGCTGGAGGCCGCGGTCTTCCGGATCTTCCTGGCCCAGCAGCGGACCGCGGCCGACGTCGCGGTCGTGTCGGAGCTGCTGCGGCAGTGGCTCACCGGCGCGCCGCCGGCCGAGGCGCTGAGCCAGCGCGCCGGGCTCGTCCTGGAGCACGTCGTCGAGGCCACGCAGGTGCGCTTCCCCGCGGTGTCCGACCTGGCCCGCGGCGTGGTCTTCCGCTGGTTCGCCCAGCCGCTGCTGCGCCGCAACCGCGCCCGCGTCTACGCCGCCGTCCGCACCGAGCTGACCTACCTCGACCAGCACCCGGACGCGCCGGACCGCGCCGAGCGGATCCAGGCGATGATCACCGGCTCCCAGCCGCTGGTGCGGCTGATCGGGCAGCGGATCGGGCGGCCGGGCCGCGACCACGCGCCGCTGCTGGAAGTGCTGACCCGCCGCTACTACGGCAACCGCCGGCTGTCCGGGGTCGCCGTCCGCGACGCCGGCGGGCACCGCTGGCTGACCGCCGAGCTCAACACCCCCGAAGGCGTGCTGCCGCTGGTCACCACGGCCGCCGACATCGCCGAGCTGCCCGACGCCCTGCGTGCACTGGGCGAGGTGGCCACCGAAGGCGTGGTCGCCGACCTGTACCTGCGCTGGGAGGACCAGCCGGACGTCGACGCGACCGCGGAGCAGCTCGGCACCCTGCTGGCCGGCACCCCGCTGCCGGCGGGCGTCCGCCGGGTCGTGGTCACCGTGGCCGGCACCGGCGGCGCGGTGATGCACCACCACTTCACCTACGAGCGCGAAGGGGACGGCTTCACCGAAGACCGGCTCATCCGCGGCCTGCACCCGCAGATCGCCCAGCGCCTGCAGCTGCAGCGGCTGCGCGAGTTCGACCTCACCCGCCTGCCGTCGGCGGACGAGGAGATCTACCTGTTCAAGGCCGTGGCGAAGACCAACCCGGCCGACGAGCGGCTGATCGCGATGGGCCAGGTCCGCGACCTGACGCCGCTGCGCGAAGCCGACGGACGCCTGGTCGCGCTGCCCGCGCTCGAGGACGCGGTCACCGCCTGCCTCGACGCGATCCGCAACATCCAGGCGCAGCGGCCGCAGCACAAGCGGTTCGACACGAACCGGATCATGATGTACGTCTGGCCGCCGACCGACCTGACCACCGAGGAGCTCAACACCCTCGTCCAGCGCATCCTGCCGACGTCGGTGGGCGCGGGGCTCGAGGAGGTCCAGTTCCTGGCGCGGCGGCGCACGGACGCGGGCAAGCTCACCGAGCTCGCCGTCCGGATCACCCTCGACCCCGGCCAGGGCGCGCGGCTGCACGTCGAGGCGCCGACGGCCGAGCCGGTCAAGCCGCACGACGACTACCGCCTGAAGGTGCTGCGCGCGGCGCGGCGCGGGAACGTCTACCCGTACGAGCTCACCGGCCTGCTCGCCGGCCCGGAGGGCACGTTCACCGAACACGACCTGGACGACTCGGGCGTGCTGGTCCCGGTCGACCGGCCGAAGGGCAAGAACAGCGCGGCGATCGTGGCGGGTGTCGTCACCACGCCGACCGAGCGCCACCCCGAGGGCGTCACCCGGGTCGTGCTGCTCGGCGACCCGACGAAGTCCCTCGGTGCGCTGTCGGAGCCGGAGTGCTCGCGCGTCATCGCGGCGCTCGACCTGGCCGAGCGGATGCAGGTGCCGCTGGAGTGGTTCGCGCTGTCCTCGGGCGCGCGGATTTCGATGACCTCGGGCACCGAGAACATGGACTGGGTCGCCGCGGCGCTCAAGCGGATCGTCACGTTCACCCAGGACGGCGGCGAGATCAACATCGTCGTCAACGGCATCAACGTCGGCGCCCAGCCGTACTGGAACGCCGAAGCCACGATGCTCATGCACACCAAGGGCATCCTGGTGATGACGCCGGACTCGGCGATGGTGCTCACCGGCAAGCAGGCGCTCGACTTCTCGGGTGGCGTGTCGGCCGAGGACAACTTCGGCATCGGCGGCTACGACCGCGTCATGGGCCCGAACGGCCAGGCGCAGTACTGGGCGCCGAACCTGCCGGCCGCGCGGCAAGTCCTGATGTCGTACTACGACCACACGTACGTGGTGCCGGGCGAGGCCGGGCCGCGGAAGGTGGGCACGAGCGACCCGGTCGACCGGGACGTCTCGGCGTACCCGCACGCGATCGTCGGCAGCGACTTCACGACCGTCGGCGAGATCTTCTCGGCCGAGCACAACCCGGACCGCAAGAAGCCGTTCGACATCCGCACGGTGATGCGCGCGCTGTCCGACCAGGACCACCCGGTGCTGGAGCGCTGGGCGGGCATGGCCGACGCCGACACCGCGGCGGTACAGGACGTGCACATCGGCGGCCGCCCGGTCTGCCTGGTCGGCATCGAGTCGCGGTCGGTCCCCCGCCGCGGCTTCCCGCCCACCGACGGCCCGGACACCTACACCGCGGGCACGCTGTTCCCGCGGTCGTCGAAGAAGACGGCGCGGGCGATCAACGCGGCGTCGGGCAACCGGCCGCTGGTGGTGCTGGCGAACCTGTCGGGCTTCGACGGCTCGCCGGAGTCGCTGCGCAAGCTGCAGCTGGAGTACGGCGCGGAGATCGGCCGGGCGATCGTCAACTTCGAGGGCCCGATCGTGTTCACCGTGATCTCGCGCTACCACGGCGGCGCGTTCGTGGTGTTCTCCAAGGCGTTGAACCCGAACATGACGGTGCTGGCCCTGGAAGGCTCGTTCGCCTCGGTGCTGGGCGGCGCCCCGGCGGCGGCGGTGGTGTTCGCCGGCGAGGTGAACAACCGCACGGCGAACGACCCGCGCGTGACGGAGCTGCAGTCCCAGGTGGCGGCGGCGAATGGCGCGGCCCGGGCCGCGCTCAACGCCCAGCTGGCGGAGGTCCAGTCGGCGGTCCGCGCGGAGAAGGTGAGCGAGGTGGCCGCGGAGTTCGACCGGGTGCACAGCATCCAGCGCGCGGTCGAGGTCGGCTCGGTCGACGCGATCATCTCGGCGGCCGAGCTGCGGCCGCGCATCATCGAAGCGATCGAACACGGCCTGAAGAAGTAG
- a CDS encoding M14 family zinc carboxypeptidase — MASRSLSRLALAASGILLTSLIGGTATAQAADTPVFWRVPATAAQAQALTEAGFDVEEGDDAVSVNVVGGRAVAAKLRALGYRPSFFDTVYKALPAETNKLAADTYYGGYRTVTAHENHLSQVASAHPDLATKYTIGQSWKKTKGQGGHDIQAICLTKKQTGDCTLSTTSKKPKFLLMGQIHARELSTGELAWRWIDYLADGYATDATAKSILDTTEVWVVPIANPDGVDIVASGGNSPKLQRKNANNSRGSCTGTSIGVDLNRNSTFKWGGDSNSACSETYQGVSAGSEPEVQALEKLARAIFPDQRGTGNNDPAPSTATGTMITLHSYGNDIIIPWGFTQATSPNDAQYRKYGAKMAASNGYLVGTNEETVGYDTTGTTDDFTYGELGVASVTFEVGSSSGTCGGFLPRYTCVDSTFWPKNKGAFVTAAKAAAAPYQQ, encoded by the coding sequence ATGGCGTCAAGGTCCCTGTCCCGGCTCGCCCTTGCGGCGTCCGGGATCCTGCTCACCTCCCTGATCGGCGGCACGGCCACGGCGCAGGCGGCCGACACGCCCGTGTTCTGGCGCGTCCCGGCCACCGCCGCCCAGGCGCAGGCGCTGACCGAAGCCGGGTTCGACGTCGAAGAGGGGGACGACGCCGTCAGCGTCAACGTCGTCGGCGGGCGGGCCGTCGCCGCGAAGCTGCGGGCGCTCGGCTACCGGCCCTCCTTCTTCGACACCGTCTACAAGGCACTGCCCGCCGAGACGAACAAGCTCGCGGCCGACACCTACTACGGCGGTTACCGGACCGTCACCGCGCACGAGAACCACCTCTCGCAGGTCGCCTCGGCGCACCCCGACCTGGCCACGAAGTACACGATCGGCCAGTCGTGGAAGAAGACGAAGGGCCAGGGCGGGCACGACATCCAGGCCATCTGCCTGACGAAGAAGCAGACCGGCGACTGCACGCTCTCGACGACGTCGAAGAAGCCGAAGTTCCTCCTGATGGGCCAGATCCACGCGCGCGAGCTGTCGACCGGCGAGCTCGCCTGGCGCTGGATCGACTACCTCGCCGACGGCTACGCCACCGACGCCACCGCGAAGTCCATTCTGGACACCACCGAGGTGTGGGTCGTGCCGATCGCCAACCCCGACGGCGTCGACATCGTCGCCTCCGGCGGGAACTCGCCGAAGCTGCAGCGCAAGAACGCGAACAACTCCCGCGGCAGCTGCACCGGCACGAGCATCGGCGTCGACCTCAACCGCAACTCGACGTTCAAGTGGGGCGGCGACTCCAACTCGGCCTGCTCCGAGACCTACCAGGGCGTGAGCGCGGGGTCCGAACCCGAGGTGCAGGCGCTGGAGAAGCTGGCCCGCGCGATCTTCCCGGACCAGCGCGGCACGGGCAACAACGACCCGGCGCCGTCGACCGCCACGGGCACGATGATCACGCTGCACAGCTACGGCAACGACATCATCATCCCGTGGGGCTTCACCCAGGCCACCTCGCCGAACGACGCGCAGTACCGCAAGTACGGCGCGAAGATGGCCGCGTCGAACGGCTACCTCGTCGGCACGAACGAGGAGACCGTCGGCTACGACACCACCGGCACGACGGACGACTTCACCTACGGCGAACTCGGCGTCGCGAGCGTGACGTTCGAGGTGGGCAGCTCGAGCGGCACCTGCGGCGGTTTCCTGCCGCGCTACACCTGCGTCGACAGCACGTTCTGGCCGAAGAACAAGGGCGCGTTCGTCACCGCCGCCAAGGCCGCGGCGGCACCGTACCAGCAGTGA
- a CDS encoding class I SAM-dependent methyltransferase, with translation MEEKDFAAHLTATMTGSALTMLLGVGHRTGLLAAAARGPATSAGLAERAGLHERYVREWLGAMVTGGIFTYDGRDYTFPPEHAKFLLGETAANLMPSLLTLSAFTGILPDLERAFAEGGGVPRSAYGPYLETLGAKTGDSWKHIYREHLVDGFFGAVPGLKERLTAGARVLDLGCGTGNAIAVAARAFPASHFTGLDINANVVAQANEHRLPNTGFVVGDAAELAADPPYDVITAFDAIHDQDRPDIVLRRIHDALAADGLFFMVDTNFSSHLEQNVGNPLAALTYSISLMYCTTTSLAEGGAALGAVWGTEKASEMLADAGFRHVDVLGSPRPQNCIYVCRP, from the coding sequence ATGGAGGAGAAGGACTTCGCCGCGCACCTGACCGCCACCATGACCGGCAGCGCCCTCACCATGCTCCTCGGCGTCGGGCACCGCACCGGTCTCCTCGCCGCGGCCGCGCGCGGGCCCGCCACCAGTGCCGGCCTCGCCGAACGCGCCGGGCTGCACGAACGCTACGTCCGCGAATGGCTCGGTGCCATGGTCACCGGCGGCATCTTCACCTACGACGGCCGCGACTACACCTTCCCGCCCGAGCACGCCAAGTTCCTGCTCGGCGAAACCGCCGCGAACCTCATGCCGTCACTGCTGACCCTGTCCGCCTTCACCGGCATCCTGCCCGACCTGGAACGCGCGTTCGCCGAAGGCGGGGGCGTCCCGCGGTCGGCCTACGGCCCCTACCTCGAAACGCTCGGCGCGAAGACCGGTGACAGCTGGAAGCACATCTACCGCGAGCACCTCGTCGACGGCTTCTTCGGCGCCGTCCCCGGCCTGAAGGAACGCCTGACCGCCGGTGCGCGCGTGCTCGACCTCGGCTGCGGCACCGGGAACGCCATCGCCGTGGCCGCCCGTGCCTTTCCCGCCTCGCACTTCACCGGCCTGGACATCAACGCGAACGTCGTCGCGCAGGCGAACGAACACCGCCTGCCCAACACCGGCTTCGTCGTCGGGGACGCCGCCGAACTGGCCGCCGATCCGCCCTACGACGTCATCACCGCCTTCGACGCGATCCACGACCAGGACCGCCCGGACATCGTGCTGCGGCGGATCCACGACGCGCTCGCCGCGGACGGGCTGTTCTTCATGGTGGACACCAACTTCTCCAGCCACCTCGAGCAGAACGTGGGCAACCCGCTGGCGGCCCTGACCTACTCGATCAGCCTGATGTACTGCACGACGACGTCGCTGGCCGAAGGCGGCGCCGCGCTGGGGGCCGTGTGGGGCACCGAAAAGGCGTCGGAAATGCTCGCGGACGCGGGGTTCCGGCACGTCGACGTGCTCGGATCCCCGCGTCCGCAGAACTGCATCTACGTCTGCCGGCCCTGA